The following coding sequences are from one Lolium rigidum isolate FL_2022 chromosome 6, APGP_CSIRO_Lrig_0.1, whole genome shotgun sequence window:
- the LOC124662015 gene encoding protein RETICULATA-RELATED 6, chloroplastic-like, translated as MLPHAPSRYPGTAKFKPLLPTKPPLAPASSRGNLCTAAASRRDFLLLIPSLAAASTAIQYLPLAASAADDENPATPPPPAPAPAPPPAGEPEGEALSRMYDATVIGEPQAVGKDARARVWEKLMAARVVYLGEAELVPDRDDRVLELEIVRKLAARCADAGRSLSLSLEAFPCNLQEQLDQFMDGSIDGNSLKLYTSHWAPERWQEYEPLLNYCRDNGIKLIACGTPLEVVRTVQAEGINGLSKANRKLYAPPAGSGFISGFTSISGRSLIDKTSSSIVSPFGPSSYLSAQARVVDDYTMSKIIMKEITTGDPSGMLVVVTGASHVMYGSRGIGVPARISKKMQKKKQVVILLDPERQGIRREGEIPVADLLWYSAAKPCSRNCFDRAEIARVMNAAGRRREALPQDIQKGIDLGVVSPEILQNFFDLEKYPVVDELIHRFQGFRERLLADPKFLNRLAIEEGISITTAVLAQYEKRKGRFFEEIDYVLTDTIRGSVVDFFTVWLPAPTISLLSIADNGSGESLELVRGLLGSLPDNAFQKGIVGQNWDINQRVASVLMGGLKLAGVGYVSSIGAEVASEVLYAARRVLRPSATMEAERARAPIWKSAAVYSGFLGTSANLRYQVIAGLVEHRLGEYLVSYYNLPLLANVLSFVARIINSYFGTQQWIDIARSTGIQTSEEDPPPPEIPSSPEIPLLECGTTELQNTDNVPNKSGDET; from the exons ATGCTGCCCCACGCACCGTCCCGGTACCCGGGCACCGCCAAGTTCAAACCCCTCCTCCCCACCAAACCGCCTCTCGCTCCCGCCTCCTCCCGAGGAAACCtctgcaccgccgccgcctcccgccgcgaCTTCCTGCTCCTCATCCCGTCCCTAGCGGCAGCGTCTACAGCCATCCAGTACCTCCCCCTCGCGGCCTCCGCTGCCGACGATGAGAACCCGGCCACACCGCCGCCACCCGCTCCGGCCCCAGCACCGCCTCCTGCTGGGGAGCCCGAAGGTGAGGCGCTGTCCAGGATGTACGACGCCACGGTCATCGGGGAGCCGCAGGCTGTCGGGAAGGACGCGCGGGCGAGGGTGTGGGAGAAGCTGATGGCCGCGCGGGTCGTGTACCTCGGCGAGGCCGAGCTCGTGCCCGACCGCGACGACCGGGTGCTCGAGCTCGAGATCGTGAGGAAGCTGGCCGCTCGGTGCGCGGACGCCGGGAGGAGCCTCTCGCTCTCGCTCGAGGCGTTCCCCTGCAACCTCCAGGAGCAGCTCGACCAGTTCATGGATGGGAG CATTGATGGCAACAGCTTAAAGTTGTACACATCTCACTGGGCGCCAGAGCGTTGGCAGGAGTATGAACCTCTTTTAAACTACTGCCGTGATAATGGAATCAAGCTTATTGCATGTGGAACTCCACTTGAG GTAGTAAGAACTGTCCAAGCTGAAGGAATCAACGGTCTTTCAAAAGCAAATAGGAAGTTGTATGCTCCTCCAGCTGGCTCTGGCTTCATTTCTGGCTTTACATCCATCTCGGGCCGATCATTGATAGACAAAACTTCATCCTCCATTGTCTCTCCTTTTGGCCCTAGCTCATATCTATCTGCACAGGCAAGAGTGGTTGATGATTATACCATGTCCAAAATAATAATGAAGGAAATTACTACTGGAGATCCTTCAGGGATGCTTGTTGTTGTAACTGGTGCGAGCCATGTTATGTATGGGTCTCGAGGTATTGGTGTTCCTGCCAGAATATCTAAAAAGATGCAAAAGAAAAAGCAAGTTGTGATTCTTCTTGATCCTGAGAGGCAAGGTATAAGGAGAGAAGGGGAAATCCCCGTAGCTGATTTATTGTGGTATTCTGCTGCCAAGCCATGCAGTAGAAATTGCTTCGACCGTGCTGAAATCGCTAGAGTTATGAATGCAGCTGGTAGGAGGCGTGAAGCTTTACCTCAG GATATTCAGAAAGGAATAGATCTTGGTGTAGTTTCTCCTGAGATACTGCAGAACTTTTTTGATCTTGAGAAATATCCTGTTGTGGATGAATTGATTCACCGATTCCAA GGTTTCCGTGAAAGGTTACTGGCAGATCCCAAATTCTTGAACAGATTAGCGATCGAAGAGGGCATATCAATAACTACAGCTGTCTTAGCACAATATGAAAAACGGAAAGGACGGTTTTTTGAAGAGATCGACTACGTCCTAACTGATACAATTAGAGGTTCTGTTGTTGATTTTTTTACAGTGTGGCTTCCTGCTCCAACTATTTCGCTCTTATCTATTGCTGACAATGGTTCTGGTGAGAGCTTGGAGCTTGTTAGAGGACTGTTAGGGTCACTGCCAGATAATGCATTTCAAAAGGGCATCGTGGGCCAGAATTGGGACATTAACCAGAGAGTTGCATCGGTACTAATGGGTGGCCTTAAACTTGCTGGTGTTGGATACGTTTCTAGTATTGGAGCTGAAGTTGCTTCAGAGGTCTTGTATGCTGCTCGTCGAGTTTTGAGACCTTCTGCAACTATGGAGGCAGAACGCGCAAGAGCTCCCATCTGGAAATCAGCAGCTGTTTATAGTGGCTTCCTTGGAACATCTGCAAATCTGCGATATCAG GTCATTGCTGGTCTGGTGGAGCATCGGCTTGGAGAATATCTGGTGTCGTACTATAATCTGCCACTTCTTGCTAATGTGTTATCCTTTGTTGCACGGATAATCAATTCATACTTTGGAACACAG CAATGGATCGATATTGCACGTTCTACAGGCATCCAAACAAGTGAGGAAGATCCACCTCCTCCTGAGATTCCCAGCTCACCAGAAATACCGCTACTAGAATGTGGCACAACAGAGTTACAGAATACAGACAATGTTCCGAACAAATCAGGTGACGAGACATAG
- the LOC124662016 gene encoding sorting nexin 2B-like: MMAAESSATDNHPADEHLETLAFDSSSPAPAAASTDPLLHPPPSPTPSSTSSHPPAAAAANHDAFVHEDGESDFVPVLPTPDAPAISREPSPEFYQITVSDPRKHEEAAAGAAGVIPGSGTYFSYLVTTRIAGGGRFCVRRRFRDVVALADRLSATHRGLFVPARPEKSIVEGHVMQRHDFVNQRCVLLQRYLCRVAAHPTVGRSADFHTFLTEPSGIPTSEGESPRYNPAVAAAMPTAVTTPTTPAKGGGRDFFGMFKDLKQTVTNGLMAVRPPPVEEETDAKFLAHKAKLEELQQQLTATSLQAESLVKAREDLKTCTAHLGMTFLKLAKFEKDQSTCSSQRSRAADISHFASAAVKVSRCQGRLDAEIVKHLDTIRKYLETMTSVHNAFADRSNALLNIQNLSSDLFTLHSRVAKLESVSSRGIDQERSRYLKVAELKETIRTAEDAKSHARKEYELIKENNMNEIKRFNKEIRQDLVEMMKGFVTNQVEYSDQIASIWAKLAEETKGYADRSS; encoded by the exons ATGATGGCCGCCGAGTCGTCGGCGACGGACAACCACCCCGCCGACGAGCACCTCGAGACCCTCGCCTTCGATTCCTCATcccccgccccggccgccgcttCTACAGACCCCCTGCTCCACCCTCCTCCCTCGCCTACGCCTTCGTCCACCTCTTCCCACCcccccgcggccgcggccgcgaacCACGACGCGTTCGTCCACGAGGACGGCGAGTCCGACTTCGTCCCCGTCCTCCCCACTCCCGACGCCCCGGCCATTTCCCGCGAGCCCTCGCCGGAGTTCTACCAGATCACCGTCTCCGATCCGCGGAAGCacgaggaggccgccgccggcgcggcggGCGTCATCCCTGGCTCCGGcacctacttctcctacctcgtcaccACCCggatcgccggcggcggccggttcTGCGTGCGGCGGCGCTTCCGCGACGTGGTGGCCCTCGCCGACCGCCTCAGCGCCACCCACCGCGGCCTCTTCGTCCCGGCGCGGCCCGAGAAGAGCATCGTCGAGGGCCACGTCATGCAGCGCCACGACTTCGTCAACCAGCGCTGCGTCCTGCTCCAGCGCTACCTCTGCCGCGTCGCCGCGCACCCCACGGTCGGCCGGAGCGCTGACTTCCATACCTTCCTCACTGAGCCTAGCGGCATCCCCACCTCCGAGGGCGAGTCGCCGAGGTACAACCCCGCGGTTGCTGCTGCCATGCCGACGGCTGTTACCACACCAACGACGCCGGCAAAGGGGGGCGGGAGGGACTTTTTTGGCATGTTTAAGGACCTGAAGCAGACGGTGACGAACGGGTTGATGGCGGTGAGGCCACCCCCAGTGGAGGAGGAGACTGACGCGAAGTTCCTCGCCCACAAGGCCAAGCTCGAGGAATTGCAGCAGCAGCTCACTGCGACTTCTCTGCAG GCAGAATCACTTGTTAAAGCTCGCGAAGATCTTAAAACATGTACAGCTCATTTGGGAATGACATTCCTCAAGCTGGCGAAATTTGAAAAAGACCAATCTACATGCAGTTCGCAGAGAAGTCGAGCTGCGGATATTAGCCATTTTGCAAGTGCTGCTGTCAAAGTCAGCAGGTGTCAGGGAAGACTGGATGCTGAAATTGTGAAACATCTG GACACTATCCGTAAATACTTGGAGACGATGACTTCTGTTCACAATGCATTTGCTGATCGCTCCAATGCTTTGCTTAATATCCAAAATCTATCGTCAGATTTATTTACCTTGCACAGCCGGGTTGCAAAACTTGAATCTGTGTCATCAAGAGGAATTGATCAGGAAAGGTCAAGGTATCTCAAGGTTGCAGAACTGAAAGAAACAATAAGAACAGCCGAAGATGCAAAAAGTCATGCACGCAAAGAGTACGAGCTTATCAAG GAAAACAACATGAATGAAATTAAAAGATTTAATAAAGAGATACGCCAGGATTTGGTGGAGATGATGAAAGGCTTCGTAACAAATCAG GTTGAATACTCAGATCAGATTGCTAGTATATGGGCAAAGTTAGCAGAAGAAACAAAAGGATATGCAGATAGGAGCAGCTGA